taaaataaagaataaatgctatcaaaataaaaagagagcaaaatgaTCGCACCGCGAGCACGGATGAGGGCAGAGCAACCACCATTTCCCTTAGAGAACCAATTTTTCCTTCCGCGAAGAAACCCAACTCATTCTTCTCCACCTCCCCACGAACTCCACCCCCCACACCCCCCTCATCCTTAGCCGGATCAACAGAGTGCCCATCCGAAGCCCTAACCACAAAGACCCACCGCGATCTCCCGCGACAACCGAATCCCAAATTGGTAAAACGCAAACCCTTCAATTCGCGAGTTCGATTCTACAAATTGAGAAATCCAATCGAAACAGTAAGAAATTGGGATTAGGGCACGAaatgggaggaggagaggggtcGAGAAGTTACCCTATAACGGGGGGATTGGATCGAGAGGATGCAGAGCGCCCCGGAAGCGGACGCCATTGTCGCCTCAACATGAAGGATGGAGCGGATCGAGGGCTAGGGTTAGCGACGCGCGGAAGCGACGATCGCCTCACGTTGAGCTAGGGTTTATGTTGGAACGGTGAAGAGCGGGTTCCGAACAGTGAGAGGCGAACCGAGTTTTTGGCATTTTCGGGACTTTGATTGGATgtggtccaccacgtcagcaaAAAAAAGGCTCTTACTTTTGTTTCACTCAAGAGgcttgaaaatttaaatataacaatatttaacatgatttatagaaaaattactTTACATATTAAAGATATTACTATGGGAGCTTTTTAGCTCCAATACTAGGCTTTTTCTCAATGACCACGCATCTATCTTCTCtttgagaaaattaaaattttttttttaactcgacatatttttattttctgaccATACAGTAATTATATCCATTCAATATCGACAGATTGAATACATGTTTATCACTGATGAGCTATAGAGTTATTTTTCTGTGAATGAAATTCCATTCCAAAAAggatttattaatatttttaactgtAGAAACATATTGGATCTAAATAAAGTGCCTTCCAATAAAGAAGTTTCCAAGGGTGTGGGAAGACGATTATTAGAGTGAGAGATGGAAACAATATCACTAGTGGTCTACTACATCTTCTAGGAGCCAAAATTTAGTGGGGATTAAATCAACAATAAAGTATTACTAAACAAGCAAGAGATCTTAATGCATCACATTATATACCAAAAAGTTACTAATACTACGCGACTTTAGTGAAAGATCTTCATTGAATGAGGAGATAAGTTATAGTTTTATAGGGGCAGTGGTGGATGGTGGAGAGAAGGGCTTCGACTTCCCCTTTATTTTGTGTTGGATTCAACTAATTAAAAGGGCACACCAATGCCAATCCACTAATGTAGAAGGAAATTTAATAGGGAAGGTTAGGttaaataaatgtatatataggCAGGTCAAGATTAGGTTTGAAATTGAGCAGAAGAAAAATTAGATCAAGAGAATCAATCAGCTTAGTTCGAGACTCAGGTCGGTTcttttgacccttttttttttatatctttcaaattgtAGATTAGAGAGTGGCTAAACCGCTGAAAATAGGATGGAGTTGGGTGAGCGTGTATGAATAGCATTACTCTttgaataatttgaaaatgaaaaaaaagcaTGAAGCTAATACATAATTAATCTTTAGctaagttttattattattttctattaattttgggcttttaagCCCGCCGTGGAAGAGACGAGATCCAAACCAAATGAACATGTAGAAAAATTTTAGGCATTGGGCCTCATAAATTGTGCTCCGTACAAACTATCATGCATCGCATGCATAGCTGTCCATCAATTATGAGTTCCATCACGTGTTACGAGCCCAATTTACTGGTGAAGGTGCAGTGCGCAAAAACATTCAGATATATGCACCTGTTGCAGccaatagttttatttatttacatccgtaatttaaattcaaaaaatactttttattttttttttattgagtttTTCTTTGTAAAAATTGAACAAAGCAAAATTATTTACCAGCTTATtctctaaataataaaaataaagaaaactttactgtaaatacttatttttttattttttttttctgacatttaaaaatctatattttgctcttgttaaaattttagaagtattTTCAAAAGAGTGTGATGTTAATAAAGAGaataaaatgaccaaattacttaacttcttttataaaaaaataattttttaatatatttttattttttgagagtcgttttcgatataaattataaaaaagaatagaatAATAATGAAACGATAAGGAAAGGAGAGATCAAATGCAATAATTTAAGAtattaatagaataaaatattaattttttaatattaaaagaaaaaaatattttctgtaattcagtcaaataataataataaaatattactttttcCCGCCATCTTACCCAATTGTTTCAACCTCTCTCTTCAGTGTCCAGCTTTTTCACctctactgctgctgctgctgctgctgcttttgcTGTTGCTGCACATGCTCGAGGACTCAGGCGCCAGTGATTTTCCGTTAAAACCCCTCGCGCATATCAAGCGGGTCCCCCacatccatctctctctctctcgcgtctctctttctctttccccaCTCACATGCTTTCCGTGATCTCCGACCCAAATTAAAGCATCCCCGACAAATATATCTCGGGCATTTTTTGTGGTCCAATTCTCACGATCTATTGCATATAAAAAGGAGAGNggggggggggggggggggggggaggaaaTAATTACTGCAGAAGAAGCAGCAAAAGAGAATCCGTCTATTGCTGTGTcgatatttaattaatttacagGAATTTTGATAAATACAGAGTAATAGCATTGCCACGCCCTTATCTCATCAGCATCTCCACCACTCGCAATTCCCCAAATCAGAAAACGGAAAGAGACAGAGAAATGTTGTACAATTGCGAGCTCAACCGGTAGGGGATTATAGCTAGGGCAGGTACCTTTCGGCGTCCTCCATCGCCCCGctttcctccgccgccgccgccgccgccaacgacgacgacgacgacgacgacgacgaggagcacgcgccGCACCTCTGGCACCGcggcgggggagggggagggggaggagaaggagaCGCGGGGACGACGAGGATGCGGCGACACGAGGGGCACGACGAATGGAAGCCGAGCCACGTGTCGACGCATGCGACGTGGAACCAGTGCCCGCACTGCGGCAGGATCCGgatctcctccccctcctcgaACTCCGCGAGGCAGATCGGACACTCCGACGCCTTCATCGCCGCgcagccgctgccgccgccgccgccgccgccgccgtacgCCACCTTCGGGAGCGCCCGGATCGCCTTCTTCTTCAGCCCCTTGCTCGGCGCCGCCGCGGGAGTCCGCGGAGGGCGAGATTCCCCgccggcggaggaagaggatggCGAGGATCGCCGGATCCAGGCGCAGCGCGCGACGAGGGAGAGGCCGACGACGCAGATGAGGGCGCAGAGGAGCGCCGCGAGGATCACCACCACGTCGGAGTCCACGGCGAGCGGCTCTGGGGCCTCCGCCCCGATGTTGGAAGAGTTAGCCTCGAGGATCCTCATCGCCCGAGCCATTTGATCATCACCAAGCGAGaacgaagaagagaaagagaaagagagagagagagagagagcgagagagagagagagagagagagaggaagaggtagGGCGatgggaggagggagagggttcgGATCTGGGGTTTATTTATATTACAACCAAAAAATGTTTTTGATTTTAGCAAAAAGGACCTCCACTTTACCCGAAATTACAAGGCTCGTACCACAAATCTTTCCTGGACGAAAATGCCCCTAACAAGGAATCATAATGCCACCGTATGACGTGGACGGCATGCTACTTAATAAGGACATATGTTTGTCCTCTTTTGGTAGGggagggaaaaataaaaaaaagaagtgaacgCACCATACGTGGCGCGCATCACGGCCCTCCAAATGATCACAACAGACCCCAGAATGATCGGACGCGCGGCTGTGATTACGGCCACGTCATCCAACTTAGAGGGGCCGAGGATTGGTTGTGACGTGCGGGTCCCGCACAGGAGAGCGCTTCCATGTGGTCGTAGGCGCATCATTCACGGGTGAGTGCATTGCACGGACAGTGATGGGCTTGATGGCGACGTGGACGGCAGGTGATGCGGCTGGGGCACATGGGGTGGCGCGCGCACGGATTAGTTTCGTTACAGTGCGTGCATTAGTTGTGCCTACTCTCTCCGAGTAACGAGTTACGAGGTTTCGTTAGACGTGAGTAGTTTTACGAGGAATTTTATAATGAATTTTTTAGTACTATAGTTGTAGTTAACCGTTAACGTACCAAATTTTATTCCATAATGCACGATAACTCTGTCAGCAGCAACAGAATTAACCGGTTATAAAACAAccgttatattttaaaattttaaaattttaaaataaaaaagctatttttatataatattagagtAAAAAATTCTGAATTCGAGTCATGACAGACTcctagtattattttttttcatatttaattcaagtcaaCAACACGAGCTCACAAATAATTTTAAGTCCAAACGTGAGGGAAAGTGAAAgtgttaatataaaaaaatttaatcattgTTAGTTCTGTCAGTTGATGTCCTCTTCCAATTgggacttggaagaagatgctTACAAACACTTGAAAGCTCTGGCTCATATCAGGGAATAAGCCGTGCTTGTTCTTCGTGGTATCAGGGGCAGGATACAAACGGCTGAGGTATTATAAtacaatggttgtttcacatcGTATCAGAATATGATTCGAGTCATATTAAGTtcctaatattattaaattttttctatttaatttaagtttaggAATGTCAATAAATTTGGATAtctgaaatattatccgaatccgaacccgaatgggACCGGTTTATCCGAGCTAAATGCATATGAATTTGATTAtaggtatagaaaataaaaaacctaACAATATGGATACGTgtatgaattttgtatttattcgacccgaacccaaacccgaatccaaacccgaataaattatatatatatatatatatatatatatatatatatatatatatatatatatatatatatatagagggttCGGCCactatattattatgagtaCAATCGCTCTCggactcataaatcgttttcgatgatagagcttccgaatcaacgatccataccgttaaacgttttttacagtatttaaaatttctagaaatcaaattttataatttttcgacatcatttaccttacaatcaagaggtcacaaatttgacaatttttaacggccggtatagaatatttgctagtttaacggtgtaaaaaaattaaaatttgttgaatttttgatagaaaattctattcactacatagataaagatcaataactctaatcttgaattgaaggatccgatcatccttttttaggatgtcgttcgattctgaccgttcattttatgcccacttgatgaactttattatgatttcgaaaatttacgaaatttattttctagaaatttcaagtactttatatcatatttaacggagtggatcgtcgattcgaaaactccatcattgaaaacaacttatgagtacgagggctctaatactcataatagtatagtagccatgccatatcattatatattattataaatatatatatatatatatatatatatattatatatatatatatatatatatatataattgaatctcctatgcttttaaaagtaccaagttatttgatgcttgtagatttttggccattggattaagagatatgcggttaggatgatgtggcccctagggttgagtgggtgtgtTTTAGTGAATAGTATAATCAATGCGTTGAAAATGAATTCGAGGTAGTAGATCTAccggttaaaaaaattataagcatcACAGTGTTTGGTGCGTTTTTACCAAGCCACCATAGGCCGACTCATACTATAATATCATATACtatctagtatatatataatacctaccctactatatatatgttatttatttatttatacaatatataaaatgtgtaataatttttatctattgGATCTTTCTCCTACAGTATACAATAGTCACTTTATCTTCCAAAATCCAAATCCTAATAAGCTTGTTCTATTATTTGATtgtgttttaaaaatttttaatgttactataatatattttgaaatatggtaaagaggaattattatttcgggttcgggttcggatttcgggATTTTGGTCGGGGTCGCATAtcggtatgaatttttaaaatccgtcaggttcggattcaggttcagattttaatttgattttcggatttggatttggatttttgaaaatccgaccCAAATCCGATCCGTTGACGTCCCTATTCAAGTTCACGTTATGAGACTATACAAAATTTCGAATCCAGACATAAGAAAAAGTGgaaatgttaataaaaaaatatttaaatattattttttataaatttatatttttaaagtacAAATAGTTGTTTCACATAACCCGAGccatataatttatactaaaaaattCTATACTCTTATTATAGCTTTGGAAGCAgcattgttaaatataaaaatgttcaaataccgttctctaacagcttaagtttttaaagtacaacggttgtttcacgtGATATTAGAGCAAGAGGTCCTGAGTTCAAGTCACGCCAGACTCCTAGTATATTAATTtccttctatttaattcaagcctaCGTCACACAGATAAACATCGTTCTCtacattttcttttaatttggcCCCCTTTTTCTACGATGGTGTTTCCTTGTAAGAGGGACGTAACAGGCAAGGTTGGCAATTGAACCAAGGTTTTTTTATGCTCGGGTCTCTTTTGgcttaattaattttgagctcGCTTAaactcgactcgaaattaaagaAAACAAGCTCGAACATGAATTTAGACTATAAATCAACTTTAACCTgacttttcaacattattttgCTCAATCAGGCTTGGTTCGAATAAGGtcgaaattataaatatagcgATATCACATGTCTTTATTTGAGATTCTAAATCTAGCcaagttaatatatttcatttaaTCTTAAAAATCATAGATTTTGAATGACTGAGGACTtcaattttactattaatttctACTACCTGGAAGTACCTGGAACATATATAGATTATGGAATTATCAACATTTATTTTATGATAGCAGAAACATTAGACATCTATTAGAGGCTTGATGAGTTagttcataaattattttttatttcttagatacAGTACTACCACATGTTAGatgatcttttttctttttattttttctaggtAAAGCCCGTAGGCCATGTTAGATCGATGTATGTTTATTAATTCGAAAATAAATAGTTTGATAGATTATTCCAAAACTTTTTATTTGAAACTCTAAAAAAAGTCTATTTTGGAGTGAAAGCTCCATATTTAAATTCACTGTATATAAATCTTGAGACTATAAAAATTACATAAGCAGGAGATTTATCAAGCTGTTCATTTAGGGTTAGAGACTTAAAAGCCCGAAATCAGGTTTGACTCGAATAAATATCAATTCAAGCTTGATCAAAATCTctggctcaaaattaatttcaagccaagctggAACTCAGCTCGACCAAGCGCGgctcattaagagaaaaaatgtatgaaaaggaaaagaaataaaaaaaaaaagaaaaagaagttagACCCAAACAAGATAGATGCTTCTAGGACAATTACAAAGTAATCAGACACTTACTTGAAAATGACCTGTAACAAGCTAGCTAGCTTTCCTATAATTCTCTCcttgcataattatatatttatttagctGATGAATAGTACATTTCCCCTACATATGCATGAACTTAATATGGTGTTGCCACAAAAAGAGGACAAGAGCAATTTTGCACCAATAATTAAAGAGCATCACCTCTTTTTGACGAGGCTTGATGGGAAATTTAGTGCCCTCCACACTTAGCATCTTCCTAGAGATTGCATTGCATGTGGTTAACTTATCTTTTCCCTTTCAGAATGGTGGTTCAATTGACCATTATGGGCTACTTTGGACTCTTCCCATgtaatgtgttttttttttttttgtttttttgtttttgtgtatTCAACTGTGGTATTTCTCACTGCTAGCTAGCTAGTGTAGTGCGTAAAGATATTTATGTCCCTGCAGATACGAAGTATCTTATGAAGATGAAATTCTATTTTTGGAccattttattttcagcaataTATTGTGTTGTAattaaggaaaaagaagaggttagtacttttttttaaagatgtccgtggaccgggtcgggtttgggtaattaatatactgtacccataccctaaaaagaaatggttacaaaaaaaatatataccctacccatttaacttcgggttTGGTCCGGATCTGGGTACTAAAGctactaatatacccatcgggtctatttgagcgggtctggatagtgactacccgtatactacccgttcaaGACCGGGTATGGATCGGGTCTAGATCGgatacggatatccgtataaatatatatatatttataaactttattaaatagtcaatagaCAAACTATAAAGCCCACCATAAAAAAACTCGCATTCTAATAAGTTGTACcgtccaataaaattcattcaaaagaaatattgtcgctgatgatgatgatgacactgatgatgatgatgacaacgAAATATTGTTGGcgaaaatgaaatgaaaaaaaaagagtagaaaacaaagagtaaaaaaattagaaaaaagtaatgagtaaaagagactgctagggtttcattaggatgaaaatacatagtgactcatcatctataagtcatattaaaattgatccttcaacttcaaaaatttatttatttttatttactatcggatatttcatcgggtccgggtccaggtccggatttgaaaattattccggaccctacccatttaaaagttaggttcggGTCGGATCCAAATCAGGTATGgatataaaatatccggacccatacccgaaactttaatgggtaattttttttatccatatagtattcattttttatcgggtccggttcgggttCAGTTCGGGTCCGGGTCAGGTATGGGATTTCGAatattttggacacctttaCTTTTTTTCAGCTTAGAAAAGAAAGCGAGACTGATAAGAGAAAACCTGCAAACTTGTATCGCTCTAATAGTCTTCTATGTAGCAGTAATTCTACGTAAAATTGGTATCAATCGAACTAAACATCTTCAACTAGTGAAAAACATGATTAGCctaatttgttaaatataaaaatatcttaaaatactattttttactggcttaatttaatatgatatcataATTAAAGGTTATGACTTCAAATCTCGTTGCATTCCTTTTCTCCTATTTAGTTTATGTTTATATTATAGACCTAGtaaaaagttttgaatttagatgtgatttaagcttttggagaaaatcgatacattttttattatatcaaaGTAAATCTGATTATATTCGGGTAAATTGGTGGCTACAAAAGTGgtgttaaaaaaaggaaaaaaaaaaaaaaaaggtgtaaaGCTAGCTTGACAAAGAAGTACTACAAAATGCTCAagcaactttatttttttttttaagttaggTTGGGC
This genomic window from Ananas comosus cultivar F153 linkage group 3, ASM154086v1, whole genome shotgun sequence contains:
- the LOC109707887 gene encoding RING-H2 finger protein ATL8-like produces the protein MARAMRILEANSSNIGAEAPEPLAVDSDVVVILAALLCALICVVGLSLVARCAWIRRSSPSSSSAGGESRPPRTPAAAPSKGLKKKAIRALPKVAYGGGGGGGGSGCAAMKASECPICLAEFEEGEEIRILPQCGHWFHVACVDTWLGFHSSCPSCRRILVVPASPSPPPPPPPPRCQRCGACSSSSSSSSSSLAAAAAAEESGAMEDAERYLP